From the genome of Gorilla gorilla gorilla isolate KB3781 chromosome 4, NHGRI_mGorGor1-v2.1_pri, whole genome shotgun sequence:
CACCACACTCATGGATCAATGGACTTTCTCTACAGTTGGGAATAGCCTGACTCCACAGCATGGCATGTGGTTTCTTTACCTGCACTGAGGTTTTTTACCTGCAAAATGTACAGATAAAGGACCTGAGATCCTTTGTCTGCACTGAAATGATTCTCCTGAATTAGATACTAATATTGAGCCACTCTACACCCGCTGAATACTTGGGCCCCAACTCAGATTTCCTTTGCAACAAGACTGTGAAAACCACTTTGATCTCTTTTTTGCAGGGTCCTTTGCTGGGCAGACAGATGACTCAGTGAAATCTAGTCTATTTATTTGTTACTGGAGAGGAAGTGATTAAGCTTTCCAGGCTGGAACAACATCCACCATCAGGAACTGGGATTGGGCCTTAGGAATGAGCTGTTGCAAATGAGAGGGCCCAGGGAAGTTATTTCTGTTACTAGTGGTGTTACCTTCTTTGCAGTGAAGTGGTTTTGACAACCAATGCATTAGGATCTGCAAAATTGAAGGATGAGGGACTGAAGCGGAAAACATCCCTGACTTGTGCTGGAAAGGGTTAACCCCAGCAAACAGCTTGTTGAATTCAAGGCAGAACTTAAGTTAGTCAGGAAAGAAAGGAGCAGAGTAGACTAGTGATACTCTTACTCCCTTCTCCACCCAACCCAAGGGGAACAGTATAACTAAACTCACACAGCCTATTCCCAAATGAGGCAAGATTGTCTGGGAGTTGCTAAGCCCAGAAAAGAGCTAAATTAAATGGATTACACCCTCTGCCCTCCAAAATCAAATGAACACAAAGTTGATccaccatttttaagtgtaaggAGCAACAAAACTCCACTGAAGGCATCCAGGTCTGAGCCATTCTTCCTCCTAACTGGCTTCAAAGCTGGCACTCCTAGACTCCATTTTCCTGCTTTTCTAGTTTATGGCTCAACTTTCTACTTGTTAGAATCATGGCACCACGCTCTTGCATCCTTCATGCCACCAGCTTCCTCCGCACTCATACTCATCATTAACAGCTCACACATCTCTTGCTGATCAAGGGGGCTCCTCTGCTTTTCAGTGCCTGACTGGGGGCTGTACTGCACATGGGAACAAGGCCTGGCATCTTCCCTTGTCTTTGTTTAAAATCTATTCCCTACAAGTTGCGAGGTTTCCAAGGATAGGATTGCGGGTATGTAAAAATGCATATGTGTCCTGCCCGCCAACCCATGCTGCATATTGAATGTGTGTAGGCAACAAAAAATAGTTCTAGCAGCATAGATATGGTAGCTATATGTGAGGCACTAGCTCATTAAATCCTCAAAATGACCTTTCAGGGAGGTATTTATGATCTTTATTTTTAGATGAGGACATTAAGACTCAAAAAAATTAGGTGTCTTGTTTAAGAACATCACTTATAGAGGACAGAGGTGGAATTCAAATCCAGGTAGTCTGACTCAGAAACGGTGTTGGAAGATGTTTGGATGCAGGGAGGCTAGAAGGCGTCCACTCAGGGTAGGGGTAGGGAGAATTTTGAAATAATGGAACCAGCTGGGAGTCAGATGGCTCTTTATTATTACTGGGTATCAACAATTTTCAATAATGCAGTGATGAATTATTTTTTCCGTATGGGTGGACCACTCCTATCATCTTATTGGGCTGGTCACTGTCATGTCTGTATATGGTGTCGGACACTGGAGCAGCCAGGCTACACCTTGGAAGGGAGCTCAACTGAAACACTGAGAATGGAAGAGCAAAAAGATGGAAAGAacctgggtttgttttttttaccttttcttttttttttaattacaagttGAGCATCTCTAatatgaaaatccaaaatccaaaacacttctggtcccaagcattttggataagggatattcaacttgtattgtggtaaaatatatataacataaaatctaTCATTTTAGCCatatttaagtgtacaattcagtggtattaagtacatttcGCAATGTTGTGTGTCATCACCATTACCCATTTCCAGAACGTTTTCAacaccccaaacagaaactctgtacccattaaacaatagctCCATATTCCTCCCTGccctcagcccctggtaacctctattctttctgtctctgtgaatttaccttataaaagtggaatcatataatatttgtcctttcatatctggcttattttacttagcataatgttttcaaggttcacccatgttatagtatgtatcagaatttcattcctttttagaactgaataatatttcagtaTATGACTGGGATTTTAATGACATATTTGAGCCCCTGTACCTTGGTGGATCTCTTGTTAAGTcgcataatatttttttcttatggtttAGGCCACGTGGCATGGGGTTTTCCTAACTGATACATGAGGCTCAACTCAGGTTCTCCCCTGTAAAGCTCCAGGGTGGGCAATAAGGCCCACAGAGTACTCAAAATGAAAGCTCCCCAGCATAGTGCAAAATTTCCAATATTTCCTGATATGTGTATGTACCTAgatatgtacgtgtgtgtatgggtgtgtgcaCACGCACATATGTacacaacacacaaacacatgacAAAGCCCACACCTTTACCTGTTTTCATCCTCAGTTTAGCTATTTTGTTACAATTgataatttcaacatatataataattcagcacttaacatttttctttatcataaAAAAATATGGAACTCCAAATTGGGTGAGACATTGTGTCTGGTGCTCTATGAAGTACAAATCGATGCTTCATTTCAAAACACTCTTCCACAATCTTCATTGGAGTTGAAAATAAACAAGTTTAGTCAAgagtaaagaataaaaacatttattttaaaaataccatttagcATCAATTGCCCCAAGTTTGGCAGGCATGAAGAGTGGGCAGTTCATGTTTTATTAGTATATAAAAttggctttacaggaagcattatggcaaaaaaatgaatacttattatgaaaactgaaaaagagaAGTGAGTAGTAAGCTACTATCAGAACGTTAAGGCTAAGAAAATGTCACTATGCAATGAAAACCATCTCATCCTCTAATAAGTACTAATAGAATAGGAGGCTTGACTTACTTGCATGCTCCTCATAGAACGTTTTGGTTCATGGCTATGAAGAGGTAACTGCAAAAAGATGTGTGCAGATCCCGGTACTGGTAGGGGATATACAAGTggggaataagaaaaaaagaaattaagcaaaATGTCTTTACTCAAggatctctataaaaatttatttttaaggaagccTGAGTAAGcatgtatatttttttcctgtgacTTTAAGTGTAATGacagcattaaaaataaattatgctgtcagtatacaaaaaatatcttttcattataAGCATATATAAAGCCTTCTGCAACTATTATATATCACTTTATCGAATCCAAACTTTTTTGCTTGTTCCCTTTTGTGGTCCCTAGTTTTTCACATCCTCATAGCGGACAAAGGCCTTTAGAGATCCATCAATTCAACCctttcatttcacagataaaggAGGGTAAATAGTTTGCCCACAGTTACATTGATCCTCAGTGGCAGAAATTGGACTAGAACCAAGTCTCATGATCCTGAAGAGGGCTTTTCTCACTACATGACATGACCCATTCTCCACCCCATCCCTGATCTGAAGTGGACGATGCTCCCTCAATCTCAGATGGGCAGAAGGGCTGTGGAGGAAAGAAACAAGCCTGTTTGGGGCCTCTCTGGCTTGTTAGGAGCATGGGGCTCTAGAATAGGAGGTAATAAAATACATCTCCTTCTATCCAAAGTCTTTATAAATAacctatcacacacacacatgcacacagtcaGGCTACTTTGAAGACCTAAATGAGAAATACTTCCTGAGAAGAGAATTGTGTGTGAGGGAAACTTTTAAAGCTTCCATAAGAGAGGTTTTTGATTTAAAAAGTGAGTATCTGGCCACTCACACAGTTATACGCCTTTTAGAAGCTCTGCAAATAAAGCCGTAGTTACAAATGATGACTAATAAAAGAGCTTTAAGCCCCAGGGGACGTCTGAACACCACTCCACGAAGTCCCTAACTACCACACTATCAAATGGGCTGTGAATCGGTGGTGGGAAGTGCCTCCAAATATGCAGATTTCAGCAGAAAATACATTTGACTgggttcttttaaaaagttccacCATTCTCATAtctatttctgattttatatgCATCAACGCTCAACATGCTAAATGTTCTATTCTGGCAATTCATATTTCTGGGTGATAGTACCCGAATGCTTATTGCAACATCCATGAGAGGTGCCTCAGGAGGAAGTGTGATCAGATCTCCTGGggccattttttttctgtgtcctttGAGATCAAAATTCAGAGAATAAAAGTgttgtcacatttttaaaaatgtctgtcaTACAAGTTTTTGTTCAAGGTTCAATATGAGGAATATGGATTGAGAATTCCTTTTTCATATCCATGAACTAGGAAAATTGTGAAAGAAAAGTCCTTGAAACTCTGACAATGTCAAGTTTACCGAAACATCAAAAAGTACCACAATTTTATAGACTGTCTTGCAGAAATTTATCTTTCTTGTGCTCCATAGGTTTCTTTAAGGCGAAGACTctcttttatttaaacatttcctAGAAACTGCTTTCTCAAGTGAAGATTAATCATTTGGTTTACAAAACAAGAGCCAGCCACATGTTATATGTTTCATCTCAGGCAATAAATTGTCTTTGTACCATATTTCTTGTCTCTTTCCATATAGTTTGTTGTGTCTTATACACAGACTCCTGAAAAATTCTTTCTACTTGTGTAGGAAAGCCACGACTTTCTTCCTCTAAGGCATTGATGGTTTGGAGGGCAAAGGGAGTCCTTTCTCGGGGAAGGGGATTGTTCAGGGGCCGCATGGGTATAACAGAGTTGTATTTATGCTGCCTGTTAACGGAGTTCATTAGGGACGTATAGAACTGGAAATTACACCAAGTATCTCTTAAAAAGTTTTCAGTCAGTAATAAGATTGTCCATGCAGACCCATTTACAGCATCATCTAAATTCTGTAAATGCTGTCTGCCACATGGCATCTCAGCAAAGATTATTCCGGGTTTGATACCAAAGTCATCTTGTAGCAGATTCTGGACTCTGAGGGCTTCATCTGTGTCATCTTCTGCATGCAATATCACAAATTTGAGGAACACCTCTTCTTCAGCTTCTTCTTCAAGCATCTCTTCCACGCTCTgagctccctcctcctttcctgttGGCCCCTCTGTTGTATTGCTGTGCTCAGCAACGTTACACAAGGATAGATCTTCAGACTTCTTGGAATCTGACTCATGATATCCTGGACTTGTATCCACACTGTGCCTTTTAccccaagagagagaaagagggcagGAATTTATTTTAGACTTCCCGATACCCATTATAAATATCCAAGGCAGAAGAGGAAAACTTTATGTATTTCTCAGCATTTCTTTTCAATCTAAAAGAAGTAACAAAACAGAAGAATATTATAAATttaatcaaaacattaaaaatggaaactttCATTCAACCTGAAAAGCTCAAAAAGATTATAATAGACAGATCCAAATACATAAATGACAAACAGATAATTGGGAAGCTAAACTACTAATCTTTTGTGAGCTTCACAAGGGCTATCACAGGCAGCGAAGGGAACGTTAAATAAAGGGTCCAGTTTAATATGATAGGAGACATTCGGAAAATGTAAATGGTGTTATATTAGCACTACAAACCTCCAGATTGAAATAAATTATGTTGGTATTTTTGTGATAGGTACCATACCACTTTATCTTTTCATGCAGTTTAAATCTAATTTCTCCATTATCAAATTACCATGTAGActagaaacaagaaaatataaagaaactgaATATTCAATTAAGcataaatatatttctgtatCAAGCACAAACAAAATAGAACACAAATATCCTAACAATGACTGGCAGCATCTCTACTG
Proteins encoded in this window:
- the TICAM2 gene encoding TIR domain-containing adapter molecule 2, coding for MGIGKSKINSCPLSLSWGKRHSVDTSPGYHESDSKKSEDLSLCNVAEHSNTTEGPTGKEEGAQSVEEMLEEEAEEEVFLKFVILHAEDDTDEALRVQNLLQDDFGIKPGIIFAEMPCGRQHLQNLDDAVNGSAWTILLLTENFLRDTWCNFQFYTSLMNSVNRQHKYNSVIPMRPLNNPLPRERTPFALQTINALEEESRGFPTQVERIFQESVYKTQQTIWKETRNMVQRQFIA